Within Flagellimonas maritima, the genomic segment ATAGGCAAATTCGATTCCGATTGCACCACTGCCCACAACAATCATGCTTTTAGGTTGTTTTTCCAAGGTCATGGCCTCACGATAACCGATTACCTTTTTACCATCTTGAGGTAAACTGGGCAATTCCCTGCTTCGTGCTCCCGTGGCAATAATAATGTGGTCTGCGGAATATTCAGCGGGGTCACCATGTTCGCCCTTGACCAACACCTTTTTTCCAGGAAGTATTTTTCCGAAACCATTTAGGACCTCAATTTTATTTTTCTTCATCAAAAATTGAACACCTTTGCTCATTCCATCAGCTACGTTACGGCTTCTTTTTACAACGGCATCAAAATCATGTTCAACGTTTTCAGCATTTAGACCATAATCCTTGGCATGCTTCAAATATTCAAAAACCTGAGCGGATTTCAATAATGCTTTGGTAGGAATACAGCCCCAGTTAAGACAAACACCACCTAAACTTTCCTTTTCTACAATGGCTGTTTTGAATCCAAGCTGAGAAGCCCTTATCGCAGTTACATACCCGCCTGGACCACTACCCAAAACAATTACATCGAAGTTGCTCATTGATTTTTGATTTTAGTTGTTAAAAATAAAGTGCAAAAGTACGGAATTAAGACAGCAAAAACCAAAGGGTTGGAATTACTGAATCGTCTTTAACCCAAAATTTGGAAATGGATTATTTGAACATTTTTTTGTTGAAATCTGCCGAACCATCTTTAGGAATTGAAAGTGAAGTCCATTGATTGCCTTTAATCATTTTTCCAAGAAATACAATTTGACCAACATGTGATGCATAGTGGGCCAACTGACGATTAATGGCCTCTACGAGTGTATGTTCTTCATTTCTGATTTTGATCTTGGAATTGAAATTTGATGAGCTAATGCTATTTATTGCTTGGAAAAGGCAATTCCATCCTTTTTCCCACGCAACGATCATCTCTTTTTTTGAATTGTAGGGCGCTTCAAATTCCGTATCACGGTTTCTCCATTCCTTTTCGCCATCTTCGACCAAGAAATTGGTCCAACGGCTTAACATATTGCCAACAAGATGTTTTGTTAGTATAGCTATGGAGTTATCACTGGGATTATTTCTCCAATATATGTCATCTGTAGAAAGCTGTTTAAAAGTTTTATCCCCCAAGGCCTTATAGCGATGGAATTCGAAAAGAACACTCTTTAGATAATTTTCCTCGAATATCATTTTTCATTTTCTGGATCAAATCCAATGCTTACAGAGTTGATACAATAGCGTTGTCCCGTTGTTTCTTTTGGACCATCATTGAACACATGGCCCAAATGGCTGCCACAGTTTGCGCATACCGTTTCAGTTCTGATCATTCCATGCGTGGTATCTCTAATATATTCTATAGCACCTTCTACAGCTTGGTCAAAGGAAGGCCAACCGCAACCGCTTTCAAACTTGTGGTCACTTTCAAATAGCTTTGAGTTGCATGCTTTACAGTGATAGTCACCATTCTCAAAATGCAAGTTAAATTCACCGGTATATGGTCTTTCGGTACCTTTCTGTCTTAGAACATAGTATTCCTCTGGAGAGAGTTCATCTTTCCATTCCTCTTCCGTTTTTTGGGTATCGTATTTCTTTTCCATATTGTTTTAGTTGATGATTGACGATTAGTGAAATTTATTATTTCCTTGACCCTTGACCCTTGACCTACTCTCAATCAGGGATAAAATCTAGTGCAACTCCATTTATACAATGTCTCTTTCCTGTAGTTTCACTCGGACCATCATTAAATACATGCCCTAAATGTCCTCCGCAAGTTGCGCAATGTTCTTCGGTACGTGCATAACCAATTTTATAATCCACATCATAGGCAACATTCCCTTCTATCGCTTTATCAAAACTTGGCCAACCTGTTCCTGATTTGAATTTATCTTCACTCCTGAACAAAGGTGTTTCGCATGCGGCACAAACATAGGTTCCCTTTTTTTTATTTTCCAATAAATCACTGGTAAACGCATTTTCGGTTGCGGCTTTTCGTAGCACATAGTATTCCATTTCAGTTAATTCTGCTTTCCATTCTGCATCTGTTTTGGTGACTGCGTAGACTACATCCTTCTTTTCAGTTTCTTTTTTCTCTTCTTGTGAGATACCCTTACAACCTATAAAAGCTACAAGTGCAAGCAACAACAAATTTTTTCCCATTGTATTTTTTTATTAGTAGACGATATTTTCTGTGATTCCTTTCAAAAACATATCAACTACATATACATAAATTAAAAAGTCCTGTTTTTCTAGGACAGGACTTTAATATACTATTTTTCGAGTAATCAATTCATCTGGATTTTCATCACTTGGTTTTCTTCGATTCCCAAGGCACTCATCACATTTTGTATGTTAGAGGTATCCATTCGTGAAGCATCAGCAAACTCACTGGGCAGAAATACAATTCTAAATGATTGATTATCTGTAAAATCGGTACTAAGAATTGATAAATCAAAATTCCCGTCAATAAACAATTCAAGATCTATAAAGGTGTGGGCAAATACGTATTGTATAGTACCTTCCGGTAAAAAAAAGTTTTGTGGTATTTGACTCCAGGCATCTGCGGTAGTACCATCATCAAGATCTACAAGTCCATCAAACCTATATACCAGGACTGCATCCGCTTCGAAAACCTCAAAATTTGTTTCGTCCGCATAATTTATCAAAGCTCCAAATCTATTGTTTTCTGCATCAAAGCCAAAGTTGACCCCATCAACCTCTACCACTTGGCCTTGTATCCCCGGTTCTCCCTGTGGACCTTGTGGACCATCAAAACCATCAAAGCCTGGGGGTCCTTGCGGGCCTTCGCACGATACCGTAAATAAAATGAGCAATGCTCCAACTATAGTATTGTATTTATTCATAATTTTTGATTTTTGATTTGTCTTCATTGTATTTGTTTTTTTGTTAAAATCAAAAAGCATTCCATTTTTATGTAACGTTGATTTTATTTTTAAACCGAGTTACGAAAATCGGATTCTTGGTCAAAGATGTATTATATTGTAGGCGTTAAACCAACTTATATGTCCAAAGTAGTAGCCCATAGTCTTTTTACTGAATTCGATATCAATCTTTTTAAGGGAGGAAAACATTTTAGACTTTATGAAAAATTGGGTTCTCACCTAATGGAGGTTGATGGAGTTAAAGGGACTTATTTTGCCGTTTGGGCACCTTCGGCAAAATCTGTAGCTGTAATGGGGGACTTTAATTTTTGGAACGGCGAGGCACATCAATTGTATGTTCGCTGGGATGAAAGTGGAATATGGGAGGGTTTTGTTCCAGGCGTAGATAAGGGTACTAAGTATAAATATAAAATTCAATCGAACAATAATGATATCTGGACCGAAAAGGCAGATCCATTTGGCCGATATTGCGAAGTTCCCCCCAATACTGCATCTGTGGTGTGGGATGGACCATATGATTGGAAGGACGAAGAATGGTTGAAATCAAGAGAATCACATAACGCCTTGGACAGGCCCTATTCGGTCTATGAGGTGCATTTAGGTTCTTGGAAAAAGAAAAATGGTTGGGAGTCGCTTTCTTATATAGAATTGGCAGATGAGCTTGTAGCTTATGTTGATGATATGGGTTTTACCCATGTAGAGTTTATGCCGATAATGGAATATCCTTATGATCCATCTTGGGGATATCAATTGACAGGTTATTTTGCTCCAACATCCCGGTTTGGTAAACCAGAGGATTTTAAAATGCTAGTCGATAAATTTCATGAAAAAAAAATAGGGGTGATCTTGGATTGGGTACCATCCCATTTTCCTGAAGATGCCCACGGTCTCGGTTTTTTTGATGGGTCGCACCTGTACGAACACCCAGATAGAAAAAGAGGGTATCATCCTGATTGGAAAAGTCTTATTTTCAACTACGGAAGAAATGAAGTAAGGGCATTTTTAATAAGCAATGCCATTTTTTGGCTAGATCAATTCCATATAGATGGACTTCGTGTTGATGCCGTAGCTTCCATGCTATATCTGGATTATTCCCGTGAAGACGGAGAATGGGAACCTAATATGTATGGAAACAATGAGAATTTGGAAGCCATGTCATTTATAAGGGAAATGAACCAAGAAGTATATGCCAGTTTCAATGGTGTACAAACTATAGCAGAAGAATCCACGGCTTTTACAGGTGTTTCAAAACCAGTACATTACGGAGGACTGGGGTTTGGTATGAAATGGATGATGGGATGGATGCACGATACACTGGAATTTTTCAAGAAGGAACCTATCCATCGTTCGTTTGACTTGAATATGCTAACATTTGGAATGACCTACGCGTTTACTGAAAACTTTATGTTGCCTTTCTCCCATGATGAGGTGGTTTATGGCAAACAATCCCTTTTGTATAGAATGCCAGGTGATGAATGGCAACGTTTTGCAAACTTAAGATTACTTTTTGGATACATGTTTACCCATCCTGGCGGAAATTTACTTTTTATGGGAGGAGAATTTGGACAATCTTCAGAATGGAATTTTCAAGAAAGCTTGGATTGGCATTTAACACAATACGATTTCCATTCGGGAATTCAAGAAGTCGTGAAGGATTTGAACAAAGTGTACAAAAACAATCCTGCACTTTATGAAAAGCAGTTTAGTCCGGAAGGATTTCAATGGATCGAATACAATGATCAGGAAAACACAGTGTTGACCTATATTAGAAAAGGCCACGACCCCAAAAATGATTTAATAGTTGCCTGTAATTTTACGCCCGTACCCAGAGAAAACTATAGAGTAGGTGTGCCTAAGACCACTCAGTTAAAATTACTTTTTAATAGTGATGATAGTAAATATAATGGTAGTGGAAAAGGTAAAAAGACGATAAAACCTTCAGCCAAGGAATGGAATGGCCATAAACACTCAGTTTTAATGACGCTACCTCCTTTAAGTGTAGTGATTTACCGATAAAAGTTTTACTAAAACGTTATAGTTGAGTTGTTCAAAACATCTTTTTAATATCTCGTGTTAATGTCTTTCTTTTGTTAGACTCAATCACGCAAAGATGATCACCAACACAGAAATTGAAAAAAGGGGGAACCAATACCCAGACCATATAGTCGATTTTAAGCACGAAAGCGATAAATTTTATTTTACGACCCACAACGGGGTTATTTTGGAGTTGACCATATTGCGGGATAGCATGATCCGTTTTAGATATGCAACGGAACATGTTTTTGAACCTGATTTTTCCTATGCGATCAGTGACGATGTAAATCTTGGCTATAACGAACTCGAAGTAATAGAAGAAATTGCGGAGTATATCATTACTACTTCAAAAATCAAAATATACATTAATAAGTCCAACCTAAAGGTGCATATTTTTGATATGGAAAATGCACTTATCATGGAAGATGAATTGGGTTTTCATTGGGAGGAGAATTATGCATATGGTGGCAATATCGTTAAAATGGGAAAGATTTGTCATTCCGGCGAAAGCTATTATGGTATGGGCGACAAAGCTTCACATACAAATTTAAAAGGCAAGCGTGTAAATAACTGGGTCACTGATTCTTATGCTTATGGTAAAGATCAAGAACCCTTGTACAAATCCATTCCCTTCTACGTAGGACTCAAGGAAAATATTGCTTACGGAGTATTCTTTGATAATTCCTTTAGTACCTATTTTGATTTTGCCAATGAAAAACGAAACGTAACGAGTTTTTGGGCCGATGGGGGAGAGATGAACTATTACTTCTTTTATGGTCCGGAAATGAGCAAAGTTGTTGAATCTTATACCGATTTGACAGGTGTTCCAGAATTACCGCCATTATGGGCCTTAGGTTTTCATCAATCCAAATGGAGTTATTTTCCTGAAAGCAAGGTAAAGGAAATTGCATCGACCTTCAGAAAGCTTCAGATTCCATGTGATGCCATTTATTTGGATATTGATTATATGGATGGTTTCCGATGCTTTACATGGGATGAACAGCGTTTTCCAAATCCAAAGAAAATGATAGAAGAGCTGGAAGAAGACGGTTTTAAGACCATAACCATGATAGACCCAGGAATAAAAATCGATAGGGAGTATTGGGTTTATCAACAAGCAATGGAAAATGGGTTTTTCTGTCGCCGTGCAGATGGACCGCATTTTAAGGGAAAAGTATGGCCAGGAGAATGTAAATTTCCAGATTTCACGGATCCTGAGGTACGTGAATGGTGGGCCGGTCTTTATAAAGAAATGATCGCAGATGTTGGTGTCCATGGAGTTTGGAACGATATGAACGAACCTGCAGTGATGGAAGTTCCTTCAAAAACTGCAAATCTTGATGTAAGACATAATTATGATGGACATCCGTGTAGCCACAGAAAGGCACATAATGTTTATGGAATGCAAATGGTAAGGGCAACTTACGATGGGATAAAAAAATATACATTTCCCAAACGCCCATTTGTATTGACACGTGCTGCTTATTCAGGTACACAGCGTTATGCATCCACTTGGACAGGTGACAATGTCGCAACTTGGGAACACCTTTGGATTGCCAATGTTCAGATGCAACGTATGTGCATGAGCGGATATTCTTTTGTTGGTTCTGATATAGGCGGTTTTGCCGAACAGCCCAATGGTGAATTATTTGCACGCTGGATGCAACTTGCCATTTTCCACCCCTTTTGTAGGGTGCATTCCAGCGGTGATCACGGTGATCAAGAACCTTGGTCTTTTGGGGAAGAGATAACTGAAATCGTGAAAAAATATATTGAGCTCAGATACCAATTGCTACCATATTTGTATACCATGTTCTATAAATACATTAAAAATGGACTGCCCATGTTGCAATCATTGGTTTTCTACGATCAAAAAGATACGCAGACCCATTTTAGGACAGACGAGTTTTTATTTGGAGAACAACTATTGGTATGTCCGGTACAGGAACCCAATGCACAGGGCAGAAGAATGTATTTTCCCCAGGGAAAATGGTATAACTACTGGACTGACGAAGTGGTTTCCGGCGGAGTTGAAAAATGGGTGGCTGCGGAAATAGAGACCATCCCTTTGTTTGTTAGGGAAGGAGCTATGGTACCAAAATATCCTGTTCAGCAGTATGTTGGCGAAAAAGAAATCAAAGAATTAGGTATAGATGTCTATTATAAAGATGGGGTTGAAAACTCAAGTGTTTATGAAGACCAACAAGACGGTTACGATTATAAAAAAGGTCGTTATAGTTTAAGGAGGTTTAGATTACGGGGGAAAGAAAATCAATTGATTATACAACAGTTCAAGGATGGAAACTTTACTACACCCTACGAAAAATTCAAGCTTACTTTTCATGGCCTGCCGTTTACCATAAGTACGGTACAATTGGATAATGAAGTTGTTAACAATACTGATATAAAGTTAAACGGCAACAATATTATTGAAATCAGCAAAGATTTTACTGAATTGCACATCATAGGAAAATAATTTTTTTGTACATTACTTTTTCATAAATATTGAACAAAACATGAAGAAATTTATTCTGATAGCAGTAGTCTTTTTGATGGTTACTGCATGTAAAACAAACCCATTTACAGGAAAAAGCACACTTAATTTTTACCCAAACAGCCAAATTTTTCCCATGGCTTTTGCCCAATATGACCAGTTCTTAACAGAGAACAATGTTGTAACAGGCACTTCAGAAGCACAAATGATCACTAATGTTGGGCAGCGTATATCATCTGCGGCTGAACGCTGGTTGAACTCCAATGGATATGCTGGCTACCTAAAAGATTATAAATGGGAATATAATTTGGTCAAAGACGAAACCGTAAATGCATGGTGTATGCCAGGTGGCAAAATTGTCTTTTATACAGGGATTCTACCCATATGTCAAGGAGAAACAGGCGTGGCCGTGGTAATGGGACATGAAGTTGCACATGCTTTGGCAGATCATGGAGCTCAAAGAATGAGTGCGGGCACATTACAGCAAATCGGTGCTGTTGCAGGTAACGTGGCCATTAAAGATCCACAAAAACGAAACATGTTCAATCAGGCTTATGGCATTGGTTCATCACTGGGAGTTATGTTGCCCTTTAGTAGAAGCCATGAGACCGAAGCCGATAGAATTGGATTGCAGATTATGGCCATTGCAGGATATAATCCTGATGAGGCAGCAGACCTTTGGAGAAGAATGAAAGCTAAATCCGGCGGACAGGCTCCACCGGAATTTATGAGCACTCACCCTTCCAACGATACTAGAATAAGAAATTTAACAGCTTGGGCCCCTGCTGCAAAACAAGAAGCAGCAAAGTACGGTGTAACATCCTTTGAATAAATAGTTGAGCACAAATAAACAAAATGTCACTTCAAGTCCTTAGAACAGGATTTGTTAGTGACATTTTTTATTTTGAAAAATATGGCACGAGTACTTGCAATGAAGGGAAATAAAAAGTTGTTGAATGCTTGGGCATTTTATGATTGGGCCAATTCCGTGTACAGCTTGGTTATTTCGTCTGCTATTTTCCCCATTTTTTATGGAGCATTGTTCAGGGTTGCTGAAATTGAAAAAGTTACCCTTTTTGGAGGTGAAATCGCCAGAGCTCCTTTAATAAGCTATGTCACTTCCCTTGCTTTTGTCTTTATAGCAATCATAACGCCTCTCGTTTCGGGAATTGCGGATTATTTGGGAAACAAGAAAATTTTTCTAAAATTCTTTTGCTATTTGGGTGCGCTATCATGTATTGGGTTGTATTGGTTTTCCTTGGAAAATATCTATTTTGGGCTGGTATGTTATTTCTTTGGACTGGTCGGATTTTGGGTAAGTTTTGCAATCAACAACTCGTATTTACCGGACATTGCATTTCCGGAACAACAAGACCGTGTAAGTGCAAAAGGATTTTCTTTGGGTTACGTTGGAAGTGTGATTCTTTTGTTGTTCAATCTGGCAATGGTCATGCAACCTGCCATTTTTGGGATATCGGACAGCGGAGGAGAAGTTGCTGAAATAAAAGCGATGAAATATTCATTTATTACTGTAGGAATCTGGTGGATAGTTTTTAGCCAATATACATTTACCATTTTGCCTAAAGGGTACAAAAAAGAAGGAGAACGTACTAACATTGTTTTAAATGGATTTAGGGAATTAAAAAGTGTTTGGAGGCAATTAGGAACCGAAATTCGATTAAAGCGTTATTTGGGAGCTTTCTTTATCTATAGTATGGCCGTGCAGACTATAATGTTGATTGCTACATATTTTGGAGAAGAAGAAATCAATTGGGGCTCGGATAGTGAACGTACAACAGGGTTGATCATTAGTATTTTGCTTATCCAGGTAGTTGCAATCTTTGGAGCTACGGCCACTGCCTATGCTTCTAAGATTTTGGGAAACATAAAAACTTTGATCTTTATTAATATTTTCTGGATATTACTTTGCGTATATGCCTATTTCCTTCAGACGCCAACGGATTTTTACATTGCTGCTGGCTTGGTGGGTGTAGTCATGGGCGGAATACAGGCCTTGTCTCGTTCAACCTATTCCAAATTTTAACCAGATACCACAGATACGACATCGTTTTTTAGTTTCTATGATGTTGCCGAAAAAATAGGTATCGTAATAGGAACTTTTCTTTACGGTGCTGTTGCACAAATTACTGGTAGTATGCGGGATAGCACAATTTTTTTGGGATTGTTTTTTTTGATTGGGGTACTCTTATTGTCAAGGGTTGAAAAACAAAATAAAATTACCTAATTGTATAAATACTTTTTTCCACTTAGAATGTCTGTTGAAAAATATTGGTACAATAATAAAAATCCCGGACTCTAGAGTCCGGGATTTTGAGTTTTGATTGATGATGATTTGTTTTTTGATTGATAATACGTATTCAATTAATCTTTGGATATATCTCCTGAACCCGAAGATTTAGTATCTATTTTCCCAGGATTTCCACGATAACTTATATCACCCGAACCAGAGACCCTGGCAGTTATACTTTGATTGGCGGTTACTTTGATGTCTGCTGAACCTGATACTTGTGCTTTTACGTGATCAGCTTCAAGACCATACGCTTTAATATCACCAGAACCTGAAACCTGAACCTCTAAATCAACAGTTTTTCCATCTAGATTAATATCGCCCGATCCAGACATGGTAGCTTCAACACTCTTTGCTTCAATCGAAAGTGTAATATCACCTGAACCGGAAATTCTGGTTTTGAAACTATCCGACCTTAAAGTTGTTTTTCCAACAATATCTCCAGAACCTGATAGAGTTACTGCATTTATCGTTTCTATCGGCACAGTAATATAGATACCATTTCTCCAATCGGTTGGTTTAAGGTTTACACCCTTTTCCACCTTTATGACCAATTTGCCATCCTTTACTTCTGTCTTAATATATTCCAATAGGTTTGATTCCCCTTTAAGTGTTAGTTCGCCTTCCTTGCCATCCACAAGCTCAACATCGAACCAACCGGCCAGGGCGACCTGGTCATAACTTCCTACGGAACGTTCTATGGTTGTTACATTGCCATTTCCTTTAACTCTTTTGCCCCATTGAGCATTAGTAATAGCTACCATTGATAGCGCCAATCCCAAAGTGATTATTTTTTTCATAGTTGTATTTTAATTGTTGTTTTTGATTGTTATTAATTCTGATAAAAAGTTATTCCACCATATTCGCTGTTGATGTTCACGGTATTCCCGGAATTTTTCTTTCCGTAATATCCCTTATAGTATTTTTCGCTTGACTTTTCTTTACTTATACTTATTTCAAAATCATCCTTCCCACTCACACCTGCATACTCTGCGTATATCTCAA encodes:
- a CDS encoding DUF1572 family protein; this translates as MIFEENYLKSVLFEFHRYKALGDKTFKQLSTDDIYWRNNPSDNSIAILTKHLVGNMLSRWTNFLVEDGEKEWRNRDTEFEAPYNSKKEMIVAWEKGWNCLFQAINSISSSNFNSKIKIRNEEHTLVEAINRQLAHYASHVGQIVFLGKMIKGNQWTSLSIPKDGSADFNKKMFK
- the msrB gene encoding peptide-methionine (R)-S-oxide reductase MsrB; translated protein: MEKKYDTQKTEEEWKDELSPEEYYVLRQKGTERPYTGEFNLHFENGDYHCKACNSKLFESDHKFESGCGWPSFDQAVEGAIEYIRDTTHGMIRTETVCANCGSHLGHVFNDGPKETTGQRYCINSVSIGFDPENEK
- the msrB gene encoding peptide-methionine (R)-S-oxide reductase MsrB — protein: MGKNLLLLALVAFIGCKGISQEEKKETEKKDVVYAVTKTDAEWKAELTEMEYYVLRKAATENAFTSDLLENKKKGTYVCAACETPLFRSEDKFKSGTGWPSFDKAIEGNVAYDVDYKIGYARTEEHCATCGGHLGHVFNDGPSETTGKRHCINGVALDFIPD
- a CDS encoding collagen-like triple helix repeat-containing protein, with protein sequence MNKYNTIVGALLILFTVSCEGPQGPPGFDGFDGPQGPQGEPGIQGQVVEVDGVNFGFDAENNRFGALINYADETNFEVFEADAVLVYRFDGLVDLDDGTTADAWSQIPQNFFLPEGTIQYVFAHTFIDLELFIDGNFDLSILSTDFTDNQSFRIVFLPSEFADASRMDTSNIQNVMSALGIEENQVMKIQMN
- the glgB gene encoding 1,4-alpha-glucan branching protein GlgB, with amino-acid sequence MSKVVAHSLFTEFDINLFKGGKHFRLYEKLGSHLMEVDGVKGTYFAVWAPSAKSVAVMGDFNFWNGEAHQLYVRWDESGIWEGFVPGVDKGTKYKYKIQSNNNDIWTEKADPFGRYCEVPPNTASVVWDGPYDWKDEEWLKSRESHNALDRPYSVYEVHLGSWKKKNGWESLSYIELADELVAYVDDMGFTHVEFMPIMEYPYDPSWGYQLTGYFAPTSRFGKPEDFKMLVDKFHEKKIGVILDWVPSHFPEDAHGLGFFDGSHLYEHPDRKRGYHPDWKSLIFNYGRNEVRAFLISNAIFWLDQFHIDGLRVDAVASMLYLDYSREDGEWEPNMYGNNENLEAMSFIREMNQEVYASFNGVQTIAEESTAFTGVSKPVHYGGLGFGMKWMMGWMHDTLEFFKKEPIHRSFDLNMLTFGMTYAFTENFMLPFSHDEVVYGKQSLLYRMPGDEWQRFANLRLLFGYMFTHPGGNLLFMGGEFGQSSEWNFQESLDWHLTQYDFHSGIQEVVKDLNKVYKNNPALYEKQFSPEGFQWIEYNDQENTVLTYIRKGHDPKNDLIVACNFTPVPRENYRVGVPKTTQLKLLFNSDDSKYNGSGKGKKTIKPSAKEWNGHKHSVLMTLPPLSVVIYR
- a CDS encoding glycoside hydrolase family 31 protein, with the translated sequence MITNTEIEKRGNQYPDHIVDFKHESDKFYFTTHNGVILELTILRDSMIRFRYATEHVFEPDFSYAISDDVNLGYNELEVIEEIAEYIITTSKIKIYINKSNLKVHIFDMENALIMEDELGFHWEENYAYGGNIVKMGKICHSGESYYGMGDKASHTNLKGKRVNNWVTDSYAYGKDQEPLYKSIPFYVGLKENIAYGVFFDNSFSTYFDFANEKRNVTSFWADGGEMNYYFFYGPEMSKVVESYTDLTGVPELPPLWALGFHQSKWSYFPESKVKEIASTFRKLQIPCDAIYLDIDYMDGFRCFTWDEQRFPNPKKMIEELEEDGFKTITMIDPGIKIDREYWVYQQAMENGFFCRRADGPHFKGKVWPGECKFPDFTDPEVREWWAGLYKEMIADVGVHGVWNDMNEPAVMEVPSKTANLDVRHNYDGHPCSHRKAHNVYGMQMVRATYDGIKKYTFPKRPFVLTRAAYSGTQRYASTWTGDNVATWEHLWIANVQMQRMCMSGYSFVGSDIGGFAEQPNGELFARWMQLAIFHPFCRVHSSGDHGDQEPWSFGEEITEIVKKYIELRYQLLPYLYTMFYKYIKNGLPMLQSLVFYDQKDTQTHFRTDEFLFGEQLLVCPVQEPNAQGRRMYFPQGKWYNYWTDEVVSGGVEKWVAAEIETIPLFVREGAMVPKYPVQQYVGEKEIKELGIDVYYKDGVENSSVYEDQQDGYDYKKGRYSLRRFRLRGKENQLIIQQFKDGNFTTPYEKFKLTFHGLPFTISTVQLDNEVVNNTDIKLNGNNIIEISKDFTELHIIGK
- a CDS encoding M48 family metallopeptidase, yielding MKKFILIAVVFLMVTACKTNPFTGKSTLNFYPNSQIFPMAFAQYDQFLTENNVVTGTSEAQMITNVGQRISSAAERWLNSNGYAGYLKDYKWEYNLVKDETVNAWCMPGGKIVFYTGILPICQGETGVAVVMGHEVAHALADHGAQRMSAGTLQQIGAVAGNVAIKDPQKRNMFNQAYGIGSSLGVMLPFSRSHETEADRIGLQIMAIAGYNPDEAADLWRRMKAKSGGQAPPEFMSTHPSNDTRIRNLTAWAPAAKQEAAKYGVTSFE
- a CDS encoding head GIN domain-containing protein gives rise to the protein MKKIITLGLALSMVAITNAQWGKRVKGNGNVTTIERSVGSYDQVALAGWFDVELVDGKEGELTLKGESNLLEYIKTEVKDGKLVIKVEKGVNLKPTDWRNGIYITVPIETINAVTLSGSGDIVGKTTLRSDSFKTRISGSGDITLSIEAKSVEATMSGSGDINLDGKTVDLEVQVSGSGDIKAYGLEADHVKAQVSGSADIKVTANQSITARVSGSGDISYRGNPGKIDTKSSGSGDISKD